From the genome of Monomorium pharaonis isolate MP-MQ-018 chromosome 2, ASM1337386v2, whole genome shotgun sequence, one region includes:
- the LOC105838272 gene encoding FAS-associated factor 1 isoform X2, whose product MAENRDAILADFQACTGIYDFEEAILYLEETNWDLLAAINKAMPQTTQQLPSEMAPDIEMVEEIKVTPLSSSSSKLQNSKKIGSVSTEDIVENAKPGTSRPKSCIKNRTLTFHINYLDKVYNINISELSTLRELKQFIYYKTGVPVCQQNLHGWKIEPASMTTTLKVLDLPRENTLYLSMLSQDGDLAHESLSLSDRMTLTYTLNVKDEVHNKTYKLKFPGTRTVLEVKTDIYSLIDVPVRNQQWKGWPSSMKDDNVILAQSGICYPEHDLSVGKLPAKEEKKVVDLVDSDSSIDEQEDVEEFDVPEEFTGDDDIFIDDVKPTKVERLMPEIVVDEVTGTLHFAEQFEKRYGAAHPEFFTGTFEDALKESCLKPAKERKLLAVYLHHDNSVLANVFCTQLLGFETVLQLLSANFIVWGWDITYESNKERFLYSITQTLGTVGTLAVSSIDVDTLPVLMIIMRSRSNTEIFTIVHGNVGVNELLTNLVQAVDVFQEQRRADIGAEEERQARERVKQEQDRAYQESLAADRAKEEAKQMQEEREKKMKEQAENERLAEEARKEAHRQAVESSLPPEPQQGAGDGVMKVRVRLPAGKFLERKFQSDTPLQTLFNFLIVEGYPTEEYKLLSSWPRRDLTSMDSKLTLMELKFCPQETVILEER is encoded by the exons aTGGCTGAAAATCGGGACGCGATACTGGCTGACTTTCAG gcTTGCACTGGAATTTATGATTTTGAGGAAGCTATTTTATACTTGGAAGAAACAAACTGGGACTTACtg GCTGCGATAAATAAAGCCATGCCTCAGACTACGCAGCAGCTACCATCTGAAATGGCTCCGGATATAGAAATGGTAGAGGAAATTAAAGTAACACCACTCTCGTCTTCATCATCAAAGCTGCAGAACTCGAAAAAAATAGGATCTGTGAGCACAGAAGACATAGTGGAGAATGCAAAACCTGGGACAAGTAGACCTAaaagttgcataaaaaatCGAACACTTACATTCCACATTAATTATCTtgataaagtttataatataaatatttccgaGTTATCCACCTTAA ggGAACTTaagcaatttatatattacaaaacgGGTGTACCAGTCTGCCAACAGAATCTTCATGGATGGAAAATTGAACCTGCATCAATGACTACAACACTAAAAGTTTTAGATCTGCCTAGAGAAAATACACTGTATCTATCGATGTTGTCGCAAGACGGTGACTTGGCTCATGAATC CCTGAGTCTGTCAGATCGTATGACTCTGACCTACACATTAAATGTGAAGGATGAAGTGCATAATAAAACGTACAAACTGAAGTTTCCTGGCACGCGCACTGTGTTAGAGGTAAAGACGGATATCTACTCATTAATAGACGTGCCCGTGCGAAATCAACAATGGAAGGGTTGGCCTAGTTCAATGAAGGACGATAATGTAATACTGGCACAAAGTGGTATATGTTATCCGGAGCATGATCTATCTGTTGGAAAACTTCCCgcgaaggaagaaaaaaag GTTGTCGATCTAGTTGACAGCGACAGTTCCATAGATGAGCAGGAGGATGTGGAAGAGTTTGATGTTCCGGAAGAGTTTACTGGCGATGACGATATTTTCATAGACGATGTTAAACCCACTAAAGTAGAGCGTCTCA TGCCAGAAATTGTAGTAGATGAGGTAACGGGTACGTTACATTTCGCGGAGCAATTCGAAAAACGATACGGAGCAGCACATCCAGAATTCTTCACTGGTACATTCGAGGACGCCCTGAAGGAATCTTGTCTAAAACCAGCGAAGGAG AGGAAATTATTGGCTGTATATTTGCACCACGATAATAGTGTATTAGCAAATGTCTTTTGTACTCAACTATTAGGCTTTGAAACTGTGCTTCAACTTCTCTCGGCGAATTTTATAGTGTGGGGTTGGGACATTACGTATGAATCTAACAAAGAAAG atttttgtattCTATAACTCAAACTCTTGGTACTGTCGGCACGTTAGCTGTATCAAGCATAGATGTTGATACCTTGCCAGTTCTTATGATCATCATGAGATCCAGATCTAACACGGAAATATTTACTATCGTACATGGCAATGTAGGTGTTAATGAGTTACTAACGAATTTGGTACAAGCTGTCGATGTGTTTCAG gaaCAAAGGCGAGCTGATATTGGCGCTGAAGAAGAACGACAGGCTAGAGAAAGAGTTAAGCAAGAACAAGACAGAGCGTATCAAGAAAGTTTGGCAGCTGATAg agcaAAAGAAGAAGCAAAACAAATGCAAGAAGAAcgtgagaaaaaaatgaaagagcAGGCTGAAAACGAGAGATTAGCTGAAGAAGCGAGGAAAGAGGCTCATAGACAAGCTGTAGAGTCTAGTTTACCACCTGAACCGCAACAAGGAGCTGGCGACGGCGTGATGAAAGTGAGAGTACGGCTTCCGGCGGGAAAATTCTTGGAACGTAAATTTCAATCGGACACGCCATTACAAACGCTCTTTAATTTCCTTATTGTGGAAGGTTATCCTACAGAGGAATATAAGCTCCTATCCAGTTGGCCTCGAAGGGAT TTAACATCCATGGACTCAAAACTCACTTTGATGGAACTGAAATTCTGTCCCCAGGAAACAGTAATTTTAGAGGAAcgataa
- the LOC105838272 gene encoding FAS-associated factor 1 isoform X1 — translation MAENRDAILADFQACTGIYDFEEAILYLEETNWDLLAAINKAMPQTTQQLPSEMAPDIEMVEEIKVTPLSSSSSKLQNSKKIGSVSTEDIVENAKPGTSRPKSCIKNRTLTFHINYLDKVYNINISELSTLRELKQFIYYKTGVPVCQQNLHGWKIEPASMTTTLKVLDLPRENTLYLSMLSQDGDLAHESLSLSDRMTLTYTLNVKDEVHNKTYKLKFPGTRTVLEVKTDIYSLIDVPVRNQQWKGWPSSMKDDNVILAQSGICYPEHDLSVGKLPAKEEKKKVVDLVDSDSSIDEQEDVEEFDVPEEFTGDDDIFIDDVKPTKVERLMPEIVVDEVTGTLHFAEQFEKRYGAAHPEFFTGTFEDALKESCLKPAKERKLLAVYLHHDNSVLANVFCTQLLGFETVLQLLSANFIVWGWDITYESNKERFLYSITQTLGTVGTLAVSSIDVDTLPVLMIIMRSRSNTEIFTIVHGNVGVNELLTNLVQAVDVFQEQRRADIGAEEERQARERVKQEQDRAYQESLAADRAKEEAKQMQEEREKKMKEQAENERLAEEARKEAHRQAVESSLPPEPQQGAGDGVMKVRVRLPAGKFLERKFQSDTPLQTLFNFLIVEGYPTEEYKLLSSWPRRDLTSMDSKLTLMELKFCPQETVILEER, via the exons aTGGCTGAAAATCGGGACGCGATACTGGCTGACTTTCAG gcTTGCACTGGAATTTATGATTTTGAGGAAGCTATTTTATACTTGGAAGAAACAAACTGGGACTTACtg GCTGCGATAAATAAAGCCATGCCTCAGACTACGCAGCAGCTACCATCTGAAATGGCTCCGGATATAGAAATGGTAGAGGAAATTAAAGTAACACCACTCTCGTCTTCATCATCAAAGCTGCAGAACTCGAAAAAAATAGGATCTGTGAGCACAGAAGACATAGTGGAGAATGCAAAACCTGGGACAAGTAGACCTAaaagttgcataaaaaatCGAACACTTACATTCCACATTAATTATCTtgataaagtttataatataaatatttccgaGTTATCCACCTTAA ggGAACTTaagcaatttatatattacaaaacgGGTGTACCAGTCTGCCAACAGAATCTTCATGGATGGAAAATTGAACCTGCATCAATGACTACAACACTAAAAGTTTTAGATCTGCCTAGAGAAAATACACTGTATCTATCGATGTTGTCGCAAGACGGTGACTTGGCTCATGAATC CCTGAGTCTGTCAGATCGTATGACTCTGACCTACACATTAAATGTGAAGGATGAAGTGCATAATAAAACGTACAAACTGAAGTTTCCTGGCACGCGCACTGTGTTAGAGGTAAAGACGGATATCTACTCATTAATAGACGTGCCCGTGCGAAATCAACAATGGAAGGGTTGGCCTAGTTCAATGAAGGACGATAATGTAATACTGGCACAAAGTGGTATATGTTATCCGGAGCATGATCTATCTGTTGGAAAACTTCCCgcgaaggaagaaaaaaag AAGGTTGTCGATCTAGTTGACAGCGACAGTTCCATAGATGAGCAGGAGGATGTGGAAGAGTTTGATGTTCCGGAAGAGTTTACTGGCGATGACGATATTTTCATAGACGATGTTAAACCCACTAAAGTAGAGCGTCTCA TGCCAGAAATTGTAGTAGATGAGGTAACGGGTACGTTACATTTCGCGGAGCAATTCGAAAAACGATACGGAGCAGCACATCCAGAATTCTTCACTGGTACATTCGAGGACGCCCTGAAGGAATCTTGTCTAAAACCAGCGAAGGAG AGGAAATTATTGGCTGTATATTTGCACCACGATAATAGTGTATTAGCAAATGTCTTTTGTACTCAACTATTAGGCTTTGAAACTGTGCTTCAACTTCTCTCGGCGAATTTTATAGTGTGGGGTTGGGACATTACGTATGAATCTAACAAAGAAAG atttttgtattCTATAACTCAAACTCTTGGTACTGTCGGCACGTTAGCTGTATCAAGCATAGATGTTGATACCTTGCCAGTTCTTATGATCATCATGAGATCCAGATCTAACACGGAAATATTTACTATCGTACATGGCAATGTAGGTGTTAATGAGTTACTAACGAATTTGGTACAAGCTGTCGATGTGTTTCAG gaaCAAAGGCGAGCTGATATTGGCGCTGAAGAAGAACGACAGGCTAGAGAAAGAGTTAAGCAAGAACAAGACAGAGCGTATCAAGAAAGTTTGGCAGCTGATAg agcaAAAGAAGAAGCAAAACAAATGCAAGAAGAAcgtgagaaaaaaatgaaagagcAGGCTGAAAACGAGAGATTAGCTGAAGAAGCGAGGAAAGAGGCTCATAGACAAGCTGTAGAGTCTAGTTTACCACCTGAACCGCAACAAGGAGCTGGCGACGGCGTGATGAAAGTGAGAGTACGGCTTCCGGCGGGAAAATTCTTGGAACGTAAATTTCAATCGGACACGCCATTACAAACGCTCTTTAATTTCCTTATTGTGGAAGGTTATCCTACAGAGGAATATAAGCTCCTATCCAGTTGGCCTCGAAGGGAT TTAACATCCATGGACTCAAAACTCACTTTGATGGAACTGAAATTCTGTCCCCAGGAAACAGTAATTTTAGAGGAAcgataa
- the LOC105838272 gene encoding FAS-associated factor 1 isoform X3: MAENRDAILADFQACTGIYDFEEAILYLEETNWDLLAAINKAMPQTTQQLPSEMAPDIEMVEEIKVTPLSSSSSKLQNSKKIGSVSTEDIVENAKPGTSRPKSCIKNRTLTFHINYLDKVYNINISELSTLRELKQFIYYKTGVPVCQQNLHGWKIEPASMTTTLKVLDLPRENTLYLSMLSQDGDLAHESLSLSDRMTLTYTLNVKDEVHNKTYKLKFPGTRTVLEVKTDIYSLIDVPVRNQQWKGWPSSMKDDNVILAQSGICYPEHDLSVGKLPAKEEKKKVVDLVDSDSSIDEQEDVEEFDVPEEFTGDDDIFIDDVKPTKVERLMPEIVVDEVTGTLHFAEQFEKRYGAAHPEFFTGTFEDALKESCLKPAKERKLLAVYLHHDNSVLANVFCTQLLGFETVLQLLSANFIVWGWDITYESNKERFLYSITQTLGTVGTLAVSSIDVDTLPVLMIIMRSRSNTEIFTIVHGNVGVNELLTNLVQAVDVFQEQRRADIGAEEERQARERVKQEQDRAYQESLAADRAKEEAKQMQEEREKKMKEQAENERLAEEARKEAHRQAVESSLPPEPQQGAGDGVMKVRVRLPAGKFLERKFQSDTPLQTLFNFLIVEGYPTEEYKLLSSWPRRDVSR; this comes from the exons aTGGCTGAAAATCGGGACGCGATACTGGCTGACTTTCAG gcTTGCACTGGAATTTATGATTTTGAGGAAGCTATTTTATACTTGGAAGAAACAAACTGGGACTTACtg GCTGCGATAAATAAAGCCATGCCTCAGACTACGCAGCAGCTACCATCTGAAATGGCTCCGGATATAGAAATGGTAGAGGAAATTAAAGTAACACCACTCTCGTCTTCATCATCAAAGCTGCAGAACTCGAAAAAAATAGGATCTGTGAGCACAGAAGACATAGTGGAGAATGCAAAACCTGGGACAAGTAGACCTAaaagttgcataaaaaatCGAACACTTACATTCCACATTAATTATCTtgataaagtttataatataaatatttccgaGTTATCCACCTTAA ggGAACTTaagcaatttatatattacaaaacgGGTGTACCAGTCTGCCAACAGAATCTTCATGGATGGAAAATTGAACCTGCATCAATGACTACAACACTAAAAGTTTTAGATCTGCCTAGAGAAAATACACTGTATCTATCGATGTTGTCGCAAGACGGTGACTTGGCTCATGAATC CCTGAGTCTGTCAGATCGTATGACTCTGACCTACACATTAAATGTGAAGGATGAAGTGCATAATAAAACGTACAAACTGAAGTTTCCTGGCACGCGCACTGTGTTAGAGGTAAAGACGGATATCTACTCATTAATAGACGTGCCCGTGCGAAATCAACAATGGAAGGGTTGGCCTAGTTCAATGAAGGACGATAATGTAATACTGGCACAAAGTGGTATATGTTATCCGGAGCATGATCTATCTGTTGGAAAACTTCCCgcgaaggaagaaaaaaag AAGGTTGTCGATCTAGTTGACAGCGACAGTTCCATAGATGAGCAGGAGGATGTGGAAGAGTTTGATGTTCCGGAAGAGTTTACTGGCGATGACGATATTTTCATAGACGATGTTAAACCCACTAAAGTAGAGCGTCTCA TGCCAGAAATTGTAGTAGATGAGGTAACGGGTACGTTACATTTCGCGGAGCAATTCGAAAAACGATACGGAGCAGCACATCCAGAATTCTTCACTGGTACATTCGAGGACGCCCTGAAGGAATCTTGTCTAAAACCAGCGAAGGAG AGGAAATTATTGGCTGTATATTTGCACCACGATAATAGTGTATTAGCAAATGTCTTTTGTACTCAACTATTAGGCTTTGAAACTGTGCTTCAACTTCTCTCGGCGAATTTTATAGTGTGGGGTTGGGACATTACGTATGAATCTAACAAAGAAAG atttttgtattCTATAACTCAAACTCTTGGTACTGTCGGCACGTTAGCTGTATCAAGCATAGATGTTGATACCTTGCCAGTTCTTATGATCATCATGAGATCCAGATCTAACACGGAAATATTTACTATCGTACATGGCAATGTAGGTGTTAATGAGTTACTAACGAATTTGGTACAAGCTGTCGATGTGTTTCAG gaaCAAAGGCGAGCTGATATTGGCGCTGAAGAAGAACGACAGGCTAGAGAAAGAGTTAAGCAAGAACAAGACAGAGCGTATCAAGAAAGTTTGGCAGCTGATAg agcaAAAGAAGAAGCAAAACAAATGCAAGAAGAAcgtgagaaaaaaatgaaagagcAGGCTGAAAACGAGAGATTAGCTGAAGAAGCGAGGAAAGAGGCTCATAGACAAGCTGTAGAGTCTAGTTTACCACCTGAACCGCAACAAGGAGCTGGCGACGGCGTGATGAAAGTGAGAGTACGGCTTCCGGCGGGAAAATTCTTGGAACGTAAATTTCAATCGGACACGCCATTACAAACGCTCTTTAATTTCCTTATTGTGGAAGGTTATCCTACAGAGGAATATAAGCTCCTATCCAGTTGGCCTCGAAGGGATGTAAGTAGATGA
- the LOC105838271 gene encoding exosome RNA helicase MTR4 yields the protein MANFTEDLFDVFDEQGDDTEIPDISKKSESESGIKRQLDTDNDKPAVKKLRQESVVDDINIEEIVCRIKVHTVDTIESCMHEIAIPPDQEYVPLEQKQSKPAKEYKFILDPFQKEAILCIENNQSVLVSAHTSAGKTVVAEYAIACSLKDKQRVIYTTPIKALSNQKYREFHEEFKDVGLVTGDVTINPTASVLIMTTEILRNMLYRGSEVMREVGWVIFDEIHYMRDKERGVVWEETLILLPDNVHYVFLSATIPNARQFAEWVAHLHKQPCHVVSTDYRPTPLQHYVFPVCGDGIHLVVDETGQFKEENFNRAMACLQNMGDAAKGDTKGRKGGLRATNSGQTNIFKMVKMIMERNFAPVIIFSFSKKDCEVYAMQMAQLDLNTLEEKKLVDEVFNNAVDVLNDEDKKLPQVMNLLPLLRRGIGIHHGGLLPILKETVEILFGEGLIKALFATETFAMGLNMPARTVLFTAARKFDGKDFRWITSGEYIQMSGRAGRRGLDDKGIVILMIDEQVSPVIGKAIVQGKPDPINSAFHLTYNMVLNLLRVEEINPEYMLERSFFQFQNQAGIPVLYNKVKELCSAYNTVNVDRYDEISTYHDIREQLNRLSAEFQSFLTKPEYLVPFLQPGRLVKVKNGNETFDWGIIVNFKKKNPKNPVKGVTVIVIDILLHLSKESKEGNPIPCRDGEEGEIEVVPVLHNLISQISSLRLYYPKDLRPPDNRKSVLKTIREVKKRFPDGPPLLNPITDMHIEAQAFKDIVKKIEALEKRLYAHSLHKDPNVNVLYEQFLHKEELAAQLKQAKEEFKQAKSILQMDELKCRKRVLRRMAYCTSADVIELKGRVACELNGADELLMTEMIFNGLFNSLSVPQMVALISCFVCDEKSNEMPKSTEELSGPLRQMQDLARRIAKVSTEANLELDEDAYVDRFKPYLMDVIYAWCKGATFLQICKMTDIFEGSIIRCMRRLEEVLRQLCQAAKGIGNTDLENKFSEAIKLIKRDIVFAASLYL from the exons atggCAAATTTTACCGAAGATTTGTTTGACGTCTTTGATGAACAGGGCGACGATACAGAAATACCAGATATTTCGAA GAAAAGCGAGTCAGAATCGGGAATAAAGCGACAGCTTGACACAGACAATGACAAGCCagctgttaaaaaattacgacaGGAATCTGTCGTAGATGATATCAA tatagaagaaatagtatGTCGTATAAAAGTACATACTGTAGATACTATAGAATCTTGTATGCACGAGATAGCTATTCCTCCCGATCAAGAGTATGTACCATTAGAGCAAAAGCAAAGCAAACCTgctaaagaatataaatttatacttgaTCCATTTCAAAAGGAGGCAATTTTATGTATTGAGAACAATCAGTCGGTTCTTGTTTCTGCACATACATCAGCTGGCAAAACTGTTGTGGCTGA ATATGCAATAGCATGTTCACTTAAGGACAAGCAGAGAGTAATATACACTACTCCAATCAAAGCATTAAGTAATCAGAAGTATAGAGAATTCCACGAAGAATTTAAGGATGTTGGTTTAGTAACGGGCGATGTTACTATAAATCCAACAGCAAGTGTATTAATTATGACTACTGAAATTTTGCGAAATATGCTCTATAGAGGTTCAGAg GTAATGCGTGAGGTCGGATGGGTGATTTTTGACGAGATTCATTACATGCGTGATAAAGAGAGAGGTGTGGTTTGGGAGGAGACACTTATATTGCTACCAGACAATGTGCATTATGTATTTCTTTCTGCTACTATACCAAACGCGCGACAATTTGCGGAATGGGTGGCACATTTACACAAACAACCCTGCCATGTAGTTTCTACGGACTATAGGCCTACTCCATTACAACATTATGTATTTCCAGTTTGTGGCGATGGTATACATTTG GTTGTAGACGAGACGGGTCAATTCAAAGAGGAAAATTTCAACAGAGCCATGGCGTGTCTGCAGAACATGGGCGACGCAGCTAAAGGTGACACGAAAGGACGCAAGGGTGGTCTACGTGCCACAAACAGTGGACAAACCAACATCTTTAAAATGGTGAAAATGATCATGGAGAGGAACTTCGCACCCGTAATAATTTTCAGCTTTTCAAAGAAGGACTGTGAAGTTTATGCGATGCAAATGGCTCAATTGGATCTAAACACGTTAGAGGAGAAAAAACTGGTAGATGAAGTTTTCAACAATGCAGTGGACGTTCTCAACGACGAGGACAAGAAGTTGCCGCAAGTCATGAATTTGCTGCCGCTTTTGCGGCGTGGAATAGGAATCCATCATGGTGGGCTCTTGCCGATCTTGAAGGAGACAGTCGAGATATTGTTCGGCGAGGGTTTGATCAAAGCTCTCTTCGCCACTGAAACATTCGCAATGGGCTTGAACATGCCGGCACGGACGGTTTTGTTCACGGCGGCCCGTAAATTTGACGGCAAAGACTTTCGTTGGATCACGTCAGGCGAATACATCCAGATGTCCGGTCGCGCCGGCAGAAGAGGTCTCGATGACAAAGGAATCGTCATATTGATGATAGACGAGCAAGTTAGTCCCGTGATTGGTAAAGCTATCGTTCAGGGAAAGCCAGACCCGATTAACTCTGCATTTCACTTGACCTACAATATGGTCCTTAATCTTCTCCGAGTGGAAGAGATTAATCCAGAATACATGTTAGAGAGAAGCTTCTTTCAGTTTCAGAATCAAGCTGGTATTCCAGTTTTGTACAATA AGGTAAAGGAATTATGTAGTGCTTATAACACCGTGAACGTGGACAGATACGATGAGATTTCTACCTATCACGATATACGTGAACAACTCAATCGATTGAGCGCAGAGTTTCAATCATTTCTAACAAAACCAGAGTATTTGGTTCCATTTTTACAGCCTGGAAGATtagtaaaa gTGAAAAATGGAAACGAAACGTTCGATTGGGGCATCATAGTgaattttaagaagaaaaatccaaaaaatcCAGTAAAAGGCGTGACTGTTATCGTCATTGATATTTTACTTCATTTATCGAAAGAATCTAAAGAAGGCAATCCAATTCCATGTCGCGACGGCGAAGAAGGCGAGATAGAAGTAGTTCCTGTTTTGCACAatttaatttcacaaattagTTCATTGAGATTGTATTACCCAAAGGATCTTAGACCACCTGATAATAGGAAGAGTGTCCTGAAAACGATACGGGAAGTGAAGAAAAGATTCCCAGATGGTCCACCATTACTCAATCCTATCACGGATATGCATATAGAGGCTCAAGCGTTTAAAGatattgtaaagaaaattgaagcgttagaaaaaagattatacGCACATTCATTACACAAG GACCCCAATGTAAATGTATTGTACGAGCAATTTTTGCACAAGGAAGAATTAGCTGCACAACTTAAACAAGCCAAAGAAGAGTTTAAGCAGGCTAAATCGATACTTCAGATGGATGAGCTCAAATGTAGGAAGCGAGTTTTAAGAAGGATGGCGTATTGTACATCGGCTGACGTTATAGAATTAAAAGGACGTGTAGCTTGCGAACTAAACGGTGCCGATGAGCTGTTAATGACAGAGATGATTTTTAATGGTCTCTTTAACTCTTTAAGCGTACCACAAATGGTGGCGCTGATCAGTTGTTTCGTATGCGACGAAAAATCAAATGAAATGCCCAAAAGTACAGAAGAATTAAGCGGCCCACTTCGGCAGATGCAAGACTTGGCTCGAAGAATAGCGAAGGTCTCGACGGAGGCCAATCTGGAATTAGACGAGGACGCATATGTCGATAGATTTAAACCGTATTTAATGGATGTTATATACGCTTGGTGTAAAGGCGCAACATTCttacaaatttgtaaaatgacagatatatttgaag GATCTATTATCAGATGTATGCGACGTTTAGAGGAGGTGCTTCGACAATTGTGCCAAGCTGCAAAAGGTATTGGAAATACAGATctagaaaataaattcagtGAGGCGATCAAACTCATAAAACGGGACATTGTATTTGCTGCGtccttatatttataa